A section of the Festucalex cinctus isolate MCC-2025b chromosome 9, RoL_Fcin_1.0, whole genome shotgun sequence genome encodes:
- the spry1 gene encoding protein sprouty homolog 1 → MELQSQHGPGGSLVVIQQPSLESRQRSDYEREFQHAAILSLDQIKAIRSSNEYTEGPSVARRPPAPRMPPRPHDKQERTHEVILVNVNNNYEHRPSGGVLVGGHHWGGGARVPVLSRSTSTGSAASSGSNSSASSEQGLLARSPPARLNARPVRTQPKAKGPVAGPNSGPHLHQGPLEGKPDLSGPAKGAAPPPPSAGHQFICERCGKCKCGECTAPRSLPSCLACNGQCLCSAESALEHGTCMCLVKGIFYHCSNDDEGDSCADHPCSPSHSHCCSRFLCMGLMSVLFPCLLCYPPVKGCLKACQGCYDRVRRPGCRCKNSNTVYCKLESWAPQNQEKPS, encoded by the coding sequence ATGGAGCTCCAAAGTCAACATGGCCCCGGCGGTTCATTAGTGGTGATCCAGCAGCCCTCCCTCGAGAGCCGCCAGAGGTCGGATTACGAGCGGGAGTTCCAGCATGCCGCCATCCTCTCCCTGGACCAGATCAAGGCCATCCGCTCCAGCAACGAGTACACGGAGGGGCCGTCGGTGGCGCGCCGCCCGCCCGCGCCCCGCATGCCGCCGCGTCCGCACGACAAGCAGGAGAGGACTCACGAGGTCATCCTGGTCAATGTGAACAACAACTATGAGCACCGGCCGTCCGGCGGGGTGCTGGTGGGCGGCCACCATTGGGGCGGCGGGGCCCGGGTGCCGGTTCTGAGCCGCTCGACCAGCACAGGGAGCGCCGCCAGCTCGGGGAGCAACAGCAGCGCCTCCTCCGAGCAGGGACTCCTGGCGCGCTCGCCGCCCGCCAGACTCAACGCGCGGCCCGTTCGGACTCAGCCCAAAGCCAAGGGGCCGGTAGCGGGCCCCAACTCGGGTCCCCACTTGCACCAGGGGCCGCTCGAGGGCAAACCGGACTTGTCCGGCCCCGCGAAAGgggcggcaccgccgccgccctcCGCCGGCCACCAGTTCATCTGCGAACGTTGCGGCAAATGCAAGTGCGGCGAGTGCACGGCCCCCCGCAGCTTGCCCTCGTGCCTGGCGTGCAACGGCCAGTGCCTGTGCTCGGCAGAGAGCGCGCTGGAGCACGGCACGTGCATGTGCCTGGTCAAGGGGATCTTCTACCACTGCTCCAACGACGACGAGGGGGACTCGTGCGCCGACCACCCCTGCTCGCCGTCGCACTCGCACTGCTGCTCACGCTTCCTGTGCATGGGATTAATGTCGGTACTCTTCCCCTGCCTGCTGTGCTACCCGCCGGTCAAGGGCTGCCTGAAGGCGTGCCAGGGATGCTACGACCGGGTGCGGAGGCCCGGCTGCCGATGCAAGAACTCCAACACTGTGTACTGCAAACTGGAGAGCTGGGCCCCGCAGAACCAGGAGAAGCCCTCCTGA